The stretch of DNA CCTTTTTATTCGGATTTCCAAAGATGGAGCTTTCATTTACAGGTCTATTTTCTAGCTGAACGTTTTAAGGAACAGAAACGAATCTTCGAGTCTGGTGGAGGTTATGTACAAGATCGGTCAATTTATGAGGACACTGGTATTTTTGCTAAAATGCACGCAGACAAAGGTACCATGTCAGAGGT from Desertibacillus haloalkaliphilus encodes:
- a CDS encoding deoxynucleoside kinase, with the protein product MKNIEIPKDAVITIAGTVGVGKSTMTKTIADKLGFQTSLEKVDDNPYLEPFYSDFQRWSFHLQVYFLAERFKEQKRIFESGGGYVQDRSIYEDTGIFAKMHADKGTMSEV